The following are from one region of the Salmo trutta chromosome 20, fSalTru1.1, whole genome shotgun sequence genome:
- the LOC115155816 gene encoding zinc finger protein RFP, producing MASASSLLSEEQFLCPICLDVFTSPITTPCGHNFCKDCIHGYWHVTSPCQCPMCKQKFGRRPELKVNTFIAEMADHFRRSVEIRATATSTQDQPQAAQPGEVPCDVCTGRKIKALKSCLECLASYCETHLDPHHILATFKKHNLIEPVINIEDRVCKRHQKILELFCRSDQTYMCQVCAEKRHKRHNVVPLEEESRERRAQLGNMEDVMQQMIQGRLQKVKEIKHTVQSGKVNAEREIRESLQVFTALVRSIQRSQAELIEVIEEKQKAAERRAEGLIKELEQEITELKRRSTGVKQLSLTEDHLHLIHSFPSLCTPPPAKDWSEIRVQSVVYVGTVRRAVRRAGSQFEETLKNEVKRLCETELTRTQQCAVDVTLDPDTAHPKLILSDNGKQVAHGNTALNLPDNPERFYPGISVLGRDGFSSGRFYYEVQVKGKTEWDIGVGRESVNKKGGNTLNPEHGYWTVGLRNRTEYWALTTPPVPLPLVDKPQRVGVYVDWEGGQVSFYDVDSRSHIYSFTGYIFAERLYAYFNPRKNNGGVNSAPLVISPVSDVTSSP from the coding sequence ATGGCTTCCGCCAGCAGCCTGCTGTCCGAGGAGCAGTTCCTGTGCCCCATCTGTCTAGACGTGTTCACCAGCCCAATCACCACCCCGTGTGGACACAACTTCTGCAAGGACTGCATACATGGCTACTGGCATGTCACCAGCCCATGCCAGTGTCCCATGTGTAAGCAGAAATTCGGCAGAAGACCTGAgctcaaagtcaatactttcaTAGCTGAGATGGCCGATCATTTCAGAAGGTCAGTTGAAATTAGGGCTACTGCTACTAGTACACAGGACCAACCCCAAGCAGCCCAACCTGGAGAAGTGCCCTGTGACGTCTGCACTGGGAGGAAAATCAAGGCCTTGAAGTCCTGCCTGGagtgtctggcctcttactgtgagactcacctaGATCCTCACCATATACTGGCCACCTTCAAGAAACACAATCTGATTGAGCCTGTGATTAACATAGAGGACAGAGTGTGTAAGCGGCACCAGAAAATTCTGGAGCTGTTCTGTAGAAGTGACCAGACGTACATGTGTCAGGTTTGCGCTGAGAAAAGACATAAGAGACACAATGTTGTCCCTTTGGAGgaagaaagcagagagaggagggctcAGCTGGGGAATATGGAAGATGTAATGCAGCAGATGATTCAGGGTCGACTGCAGAAAGTGAAGGAGATCAAACACACAGTACAATCAGGCAAAgtaaatgcagagagagagattagggaGAGCTTGCAGGTCTTCACTGCTCTGGTGCGCTCCATTCAGAGAAGCCAGGCTGAGCTCATTGAGGTGATTGAAGAGAAGCAGAAAGCAGCAGAGAGGCGGGCTGAAGGGCTCATTAAAGAGCTGGAGCAGGAAATCACTGAGCTAAAGAGGAGAAGCACTGGGGTGAAGCAGCTCTCACTCACTGAGGACCACCTCCACCTCATCCATAGCTTCCCATCCCTGTGCACCCCTCCACCCGCCAAGGACTGGTCCGAAATCAGAGTTCAAAGTGTTGTGTACGTAGGAACAGTGAGAAGAGCTGTGAGGAGAGCTGGATCCCAGTTTGAGGAGACACTGAAGAATGAAGTGAAAAGATTATGTGAAACAGAACTTACAAGAACTCAGCAGTGTGCCGTGGATGTGACCCTTGACCCTGATACAGCTCACCCTAAACTTATTCTCTCTGACAACGGTAAACAAGTGGCCCACGGCAATACAGCACTGAACCTCCCTGACAACCCCGAGAGGTTTTACCCTGGTATCAGTGTCCTGGGGAGGGATGGCTTCTCCTCAGGGAGGTTCTACTACGAGGTGCAGGTGaaggggaagacagagtgggacaTAGGAGTGGGGAGAGAGTCTGTCAACAAGAAAGGAGGGAATACCCTAAACCCTGAACATGGCTACTGGACAGTAGGCCTGAGGAACAGGACTGAGTACTGGGCTCTGACGACCCCTCCTGTCCCCCTGCCACTGGTCGATAAGCCCCAGAGGGTGGGGGTGTACGTGGACTGGGAAGGGGGGCAGGTGTCCTTTTACGATGTGGATTCCAGATCTCATATCTACTCGTTCACCGGTTACATCTTCGCAGAAAGACTCTATGCATACTTCAACCCCCGAAAGAATAACGGCGGGGTCAACTCAGCGCCATTGGTGATCTCTCCTGTCAGTGATGTTACCTCCTCACCTTAA
- the LOC115155815 gene encoding probable G-protein coupled receptor 156: MEPELNCSSHCDSGLCLIHPGVNTQEDLEILQRLCTLSTMGVELQRQSLSPVLCAVVWTILSCGILLAFCFLLFTLRFKNNRIVKMSSPNLNVLTLCGSVLTYSSGFLFAFEERAHLQGGGVRAILQARIWMFCIGSTLVFGPILGKTWRLYRVFTQRVPDKRVIIRDIQLMGLVALLILLDMLVLTAWSLTDPVKCALSIGAMVKVVERELSYSLSQLDSCSSLYSDLWVILLAVMKGSLLLYGTYLAGLTSNVSLPPVNQSPTIMTAVSLVTLSTAVAVPVSRFLQAWPNVVYSVVAGAIFICTLATNCMLFVPQLTQWRRFEEEHNNLSQMAKYFSSPSKSVHSVYSQDEVYYLLGENNSMKRLLNEKNAVIDSLQEQVNNAKDKLLRLMSNTHPHEDQEMDSSTTNLHSSSTQTTVVPSDCSPIPLPQRDVAEPTLSSPPFSPPPLSAPPTTSALCTPPSELTSAPLSSPPPPALSFPPGDWVNVKPCSVEFGPYIQGAGMETEAGGRKVEGTVSQQQCGEERSHLPVSPQPSVSSKTGVRTPGEMGGTQTTPSCQSNYVTSSSTLPPVGLAPAQSELSGCHGDTTSPWMAGVRQAGFVSSEQLQEILQELSVDTVMETALRSPNHSRGFRRPSQPSSTNPSVLSPLSLRTPHSPNLPLLFRYPSISPYVMRKRRPPFHSPRGGPPPCYYPGSEPPGWGRRRDTGLSQPDKHSSKTQPLLNPVATETNHLCPDDSDGEEGVEAWHRVTNRCGRRGLRWEHRPPPLRKCPPDGDGGGEGGPGREHGRDSYGYWDSDSSSLADYSYYHRPYCNACLQHGSYPSSDSSSSDSSDSEYGGFTSLCRSTHPVVNFKEDLKPTFV; the protein is encoded by the exons ATGGGAGTGGAGCTGCAGAGGCAGTCTCTCTCCCCAGTGCTCTGTGCAGTGGTCTGGACTATTCTCTCCTGTGGCATCCTGCTGGCATTCTGCTTCCTGCTCTTTACCCTGCGCTTCAAGAACAACAG gatAGTGAAGATGTCTAGTCCTAACCTCAATGTGCTGACTCTGTGTGGGAGTGTCCTCACCTACAGCAGTGGATTCCTATTCGCTTTTGAGGAACGCGCCCACCTACAAGGGGGAGGAGTGAGAGCTATACTAcag GCCAGGATCTGGATGTTTTGTATCGGCAGCACTCTGGTATTTGGGCCCATCCTGGGGAAAACATGGCGGCTGTACAGAGTATTCACCCAACGCGTACCTGACAAGAGAGTG ATCATCAGAGACATCCAGTTGATGGGCTTGGTAGCTCTGTTGATTCTGCTGGACATGCTGGTTTTGACCGCCTGGAGTCTAACCGACCCGGTCAAATGTGCACTGTCCATTGGGGCTATGGTCAAGGTGGTGGAGAGGGAATTGTCCTACTCTCTGTCTCAGCTGGActcctgttcctctctctatTCAGACCTGTGGGTTATCCTCCTCGCTGTGATGAAG GGTAGCCTGCTCCTGTATGGGACCTACCTGGCCGGTCTGACCAGCAACGTCAGCCTCCCTCCGGTTAACCAGTCCCCCACCATCATGACCGCGGTCAGCCTGGTCACCCTGTCCACGGCGGTGGCGGTCCCAGTGTCGCGGTTCCTGCAGGCCTGGCCTAACGTGGTCTATAGCGTGGTAGCTGGAGCCATCTTCATCTGTACCCTCGCCACCAACTGTATGCTGTTTGTACCTCAG TTAACCCAGTGGCGTCGGTTTGAGGAGGAGCACAACAACCTTAGCCAGATGGCGAAGTACTTCAGCAGCCCCAGTAAGAGTGTCCACTCTGTCTACAGCCAGGATGAAGTCTACTATCTACTGGGGGAGAACAACTCTATGAAGAGGCTCCTCAATGAG AAGAATGCTGTAATTGACAGTCTGCAGGAGCAGGTGAACAACGCCAAAGACAAGCTATTGCGCCTCATGTCCAATACCCACCCTCACGAGGACCAGGAAATGGACTCTTCCACCACCAACCTCCACTCTTCCTCCACCCAGACCACAGTGGTGCCGTCCGACTGCTCTCCAATTCCCCTGCCACAGAGAGACGTAGCAGAACctaccctctcttctcctcccttctctccacctcctctgtcTGCTCCTCCCACTACTTCTGCTCTCTGTACACCTCCTTCTGAATTgacctctgctcctctctcttctcctccccctcctgccctctctttccccccaggGGATTGGGTGAATGTTAAACCGTGCAGTGTAGAGTTTGGCCCATACATCCAGGGTGCAGGGATGGAGACAGAGGCAGGGGGGCGTAAGGTTGAGGGGACTGTGTCCCAGCAGCAGTGTGGAGAGGAAAGGTCTCACCTCCCAGTCTCCCCTCAGCCCTCTGTTTCTTCCAAGACAGGAGTCAGAACACCAGGGGAGATGGGAGGGACACAAACCACACCCTCCTGTCAGTCAAACTATGTCACTTCCTCATCCACTCTCCCCCCGGTGGGTTTGGCCCCTGCTCAGTCGGAACTGTCAGGTTGCCATGGCGATACCACATCACCGTGGATGGCAGGTGTCAGGCAGGCAGGGTTTGTGAGCAGTGAGCAGCTGCAGGAGATACTCCAGGAACTGAGCGTGGACACTGTCATGGAAACGGCCCTCCGCTCACCAAATCACAGCAGGGGGTTCAGGAGACCCTCTCAGCCCTCCTCGACcaatccctctgtcctctctcctctctccctccgcaCTCCTCATTCCCccaatctccctctcctcttccgcTACCCCAGTATCTCCCCCTACGTAATGAGGAAACGCAGACCTCCATTCCATTCCCCCAGAGGGGGGCCTCCGCCCTGTTACTACCCAGGCTCCGAGCCTCCTGGTtggggaaggaggagggacaCGGGGCTCTCACAACCAGACAAGCACTCCTCAAAAACACAACCTCTGCTCAATCCTGTCGCCACAGAGACTAATCATCTCTGCCCCGATGACAGTGATGGAGAAGAAGGGGTAGAGGCGTGGCATAGGGTAACAAACAGGTGCGGGAGGCGCGGCTTAAGGTGGGAGCACCGGCCACCACCCCTTCGAAAATGCCCTCCAGATGGTGAcggggggggtgagggagggccAGGCAGAGAACATGGCAGGGACTCGTATGGTTACTGGGACTCAGACTCCAGCAGCTTGGCTGACTACTCCTACTACCATCGTCCCTACTGCAACGCCTGCCTGCAACACGGCTCCTACCCCTCCAGCGACAGCTCCTCCTCAGACTCCTCGGACAGTGAGTACGGCGGCTTCACCAGCCTCTGCCGCTCCACACATCCGGTGGTCAACTTCAAGGAGGACCTCAAACCGACCTTCGTATGA